The Pyricularia oryzae 70-15 chromosome 5, whole genome shotgun sequence genome includes a region encoding these proteins:
- a CDS encoding MFS transporter: protein MLTLDPDAIEPPVKEKGKEVSDVSQTTEKEKTTEGTLENCKTATATQDCITPTATTTINSDPATNLITAPELQSSSTPPDVSDRRTKRATWAILFLSFFIADVSAGLGPFLGVFLQEHGWGPGLIGTVSTTGGVVAMLLTAPMGALIDATTYKRSLAAASTIICMGANVLIFLSPSATELVFVAQIIVAAAGVALMPVMVALTLGVARQKGFHTLNGRVQAVNHAGNMAEAGLGAILGSRFGMGAVFYLSWAFGLVTLVSIALIPAGAVDHQAARGLEKTNAGRGGQAAATDQQDHQSQPQTHPHPQELGEEHAKAWKMLIQCKELLVLGAALLAFHLGNAAVLPLYGQAVVAAHKAEPASFTGVTVVVAQGTMVIMSLAASRLAVLHGVGYWPIILVSFCSLPVRTVLAGTFIESWGVWPVQVLDGIGAGLQSVATPGSVAQVLSHSGRVNVGLGAVMTCQGVGASLSPVLAGWIAQEKGYNISLYVMGVFPMVSIALWVGFIKILRKPNLQSEQESE from the coding sequence ATGCTGACCCTGGATCCGGATGCTATAGAGCCTCCCGTCAAGGAAAAGGGAAAAGAAGTCTCGGATGTTTCTCAAACAAcagagaaggaaaagacaACGGAGGGTACACTTGAAAACTGTAAAACAGCCACTGCAACACAAGACTGCATCACGCCCACTGCCACAACCACCATCAACAGCGACCCGGCAACAAACCTCATCACTGCCCCAGAGCTGCAgtcctcctcaaccccaccGGACGTGTCAGACCGGAGAACGAAGCGGGCCACATGGGCGATCCTCTTCCTGTCCTTCTTCATTGCAGACGTCTCGGCGGGTCTGGGCCCGTTCTTGGGTGTTTTCCTGCAGGAGCACGGCTGGGGCCCGGGGCTTATTGGCACCGTATCGACGACGGGCGGCGTCGTGGCCATGTTATTGACAGCGCCGATGGGAGCACTGATTGACGCCACGACTTATAAGCGGTCGCTGGCTGCGGCGTCTACAATAATCTGCATGGGGGCCAATGTGCTGATATTTCTCTCCCCGTCCGCCACGGAGCTCGTGTTTGTTGCGCAAATCattgttgccgccgccggagtGGCCTTGATGCCCGTCATGGTGGCGTTGACGCTCGGAGTGGCGCGCCAGAAGGGGTTTCACACCCTGAACGGCCGCGTACAGGCCGTGAATCACGCAGGTAACATGGCAGAGGCCGGTCTTGGAGCCATCCTAGGTTCCAGATTCGGGATGGGCGCCGTTTTCTACCTCTCATGGGCGTTTGGTCTCGTGACACTGGTGTCCATCGCCCTCATTCCGGCCGGCGCCGTGGATCACCAGGCGGCTAGGGGGTTGGAGAAAACCAACGCGGGAAGGGGTGGCCAGGCGGCCGCGACCGAccagcaggatcatcagTCGCAGCCGCAGACGCACCCGCACCCGCAAGAGCTAGGAGAAGAGCACGCAAAGGCGTGGAAGATGCTGATTCAGTGCAAGGAGCTGCTCGTGCTAGGCGCGGCACTGCTGGCATTTCACCTGGGCAACGCAGCAGTGCTGCCGCTTTACGGGCAGGCCGTGGTGGCCGCGCACAAGGCAGAGCCGGCATCATTCACAGGCGTCACCGTGGTGGTGGCCCAGGGAACCATGGTGATCATGTCTCTTGCCGCGTCGCGGCTCGCCGTCCTCCATGGGGTTGGATACTGGCCCATCATTCTGGTGTCCTTTTGCTCGCTGCCGGTGCGCACCGTGCTAGCGGGCACCTTCATAGAGTCGTGGGGCGTGTGGCCCGTCCAGGTGCTGGATGGCATCGGGGCCGGGTTGCAGAGCGTCGCCACCCCAGGGAGCGTTGCGCAGGTGTTGAGTCACTCTGGGAGGGTGAACGTCGGACTGGGCGCCGTGATGACCTGTCAGGGGGTCGGGGCGTCGCTGTCCCCTGTGCTGGCTGGCTGGATTGCGCAAGAGAAGGGGTATAACATTTCCTTATATGTTATGGGTGTCTTCCCCATGGTGTCTATTGCGCTCTGGGTTGGATTTATAAAGATCCTGAGGAAGCCCAACTTGCAGTCGGAGCAAGAATCGGAGTAA
- a CDS encoding serine/threonine-protein phosphatase PP-Z: MGNSSSKEGGGGSSRSGSGADRGSDGLQSYPSFSRSDTKESSRSFRSLRSKIPGSGRTDSPRNSAIVTTNGDYGDKSDAASVKSGVSRQGRTDSNLSATSPTDTIQSPIDEPQLPPSPVHASHKQGAKHDVSAAQASGEVDHVSDQPPGQGGVPNPTAQSQTPGQSILVKREDAVNPVRTAGSPREDGVAMSEIKDIDLDDFIKRLLDAAYAGKVTKSVCLKNAEIAAICHRARECFLSQPALLELDAPVKIVGDVHGQYTDLIRMFEMCGFPPNSNFLFLGDYVDRGKQSLETILLLLCYKLKYPENFFLLRGNHECANVTRVYGFYDECKRRCNVKVWKTFIDTFNTLPIAAIVAGKIFCVHGGLSPALVHMDDIRNIARPTDVPDYGLLNDLLWSDPADMEQDWEANERGVSYCFGKKVITEFLAQHDFDLVCRAHMVVEDGYEFFNDRVLVTVFSAPNYCGEFDNWGAVMSVSSELLCSFELLKPLDSNALKSHIKKGRNKRQHMLNSPPASVYPQSV, translated from the exons ATGGGCAACTCGAGCTCCAAGGAAGGAGGGGGTGGCTCGTCTAGGTCGGGCTCCGGCGCCGACAGGGGCTCGGACGGTCTGCAGTCTTATCCTTCATTCAGCCGATCCGACACCAAAGAATCTTCTCGCTCGTTTCGCTCACTGCGGTCCAAGATTCCCGGATCCGGGCGGACCGATAGCCCTAGAAATTCCGCCATTGTCACCACCAACGGCGACTATGGCGACAAGTCGGATGCCGCTTCTGTGAAGAGCGGAGTATCGCGACAAGGCCGTACCGACTCCAACCTATCGGCGACTTCTCCCACCGACACGATCCAGTCGCCAATCGACGAGCCGCAACTGCCCCCCTCTCCGGTACACGCTTCGCACAAACAAGGTGCCAAACACGATGTGAGCGCCGCGCAAGCCTCTGGGGAGGTCGACCATGTATCCGATCAACCCCCTGGTCAAGGTGGCGTTCCCAACCCCACGGCCCAGAGCCAGACTCCAGGCCAATCCATTTTGGTCAAGCGGGAGGATGCGGTCAATCCTGTGAGGACAGCAGGGAGTCCTCGCGAGGATGGCGTTGCCATGAGTGAAATTAAGGATATAGACCTTGATGATTTTATCAAGCGACTACTAGACGCCGCTTATGCCGGTAAGGTCACAAAGAGCGTCTGCCTCAAAAATGCCGAGATTGCGGCAATCTGCCATCGCGCCCGGGAATGCTTCCTTTCACAACCTGCGCTGCTGGAGCTGGACGCTCCTGTCAAGATTGTCGGTGACGTTCATGGTCAATACACCGACCTGATTCGCATGTTTGAGATGTGCGGTTTCCCGCCAAACTCtaactttttgtttttgggcGACTACGTCGACCGAGGCAAGCAATCGCTTGAGACCATCCTGCTGCTCCTCTGCTACAAACTCAAATACCCCGAGAACTTCTTCCTGCTGCGGGGCAACCACGAATGCGCTAATGTCACGCGTGTGTATGGCTTCTACGATGAGTGCAAGCGCCGTTGCAACGTCAAGGTGTGGAAAACTTTTATCGACACCTTCAACACGCTCCCTATTGCTGCCATTGTGGCCGGCAAGATCTTTTGTGTCCACGGCGGTCTGTCTCCGGCTCTGGTGCACATGGACGACATCCGCAACATTGCCCGGCCTACTGACGTACCCGACTACGGTCTACTCAACGACTTGCTGTGGTCCGACCCGGCAGACATGGAACAAGATTGGGAAGCAAACGAACGTGGCGTCAGTTACTGTTTTGGCAAAAAGGTTATCACTGAGTTCCTGGCTCAACATGACTTTGACCTTGTGTGTCGGGCGCACAtggtggtggaggatggGTACGAGTTTTTCAATGATAGGGTACTTGTGACGGTCTTTAGCGCCCCCAAC TACTGTGGTGAATTTGACAACTGGGGTGCCGTCATGTCAGTATCATCAGAGCTACTATGCAGCTTCGAATTGCTCAAACCGCTCGACTCCAACGCATTGAAGAGCCACATTAAGAAGGGAAGGAACAAGAGACAACACATGCTCAACAGTCCG CCTGCGAGCGTATACCCACAAAGCGTATAG
- a CDS encoding E3 ubiquitin-protein ligase bre-1 — protein sequence MPVATSSPAVSHPSGLSKMEDRKRPAISATDEIAPPSKRQAVNGTVKSRDDGESRDEAWIEDFQKDAIYRQMLEYRRQKATLETRLEEVTKRSTHHDDHLRIIDQWFLQMLDEIELLARGSLSSDIDCKGESILSSTALQFKDSEEFQEHLGDKKKVIRSKLETLFGLITASRDVKSDVSELESQVNKLLAAQKDLVIKLDRSNAEKDALSEQLDTATLRYVKAEKKLDRAKSVQVQKVEQQAQAIASARPPSTERSTEEPKSNGHSEALQLKYDEAAAVLATQEKQITALKSDIKSLLEENTSLKARKETVTDEEYSRTDLFKQFKLQNEDLIKRVNTLEAVNKQLREEAEKLQTERTSYRELLNREAQAITSDLEDQLQQKDQDLTRIRASRDELNAQLAVQKSKNEQEIASLKHLEELSAAKDDRIAGLEQEVERLRPASDTAMATSREDLESMAVADLIARYMKLERDYELIQSEVPSVEKAYRKAVAVAQKKLTDLTTLETKLSNAITDRNKADQKYFAVRRDTDARINENKALQHQNKTSSTIITQLKEVEAHTKILIANMEKQLAELKQSNVTILEENRKLKASSSDALRQYEALKNQAETLNKLVKNKDSVALSLKDKAALHETELERVKTRLEHAQKERDNLKSRGSGGASAEDDLRKFALCNVCNSEFKNAVIKTCGHVFCNDCVQSRLANRRRKCPSCGKAFDKMDVMTVHM from the exons ATGCCTGTTGCTACGTCTTCGCCAGCCGTTTCACACCCTTCTGGCCTTTCAAAAATGGAGGACAGGAAGAGGCCAGCCATCAGCGCGACTGATGAAATCGCTCCTCCCAGCAAAAGGCAAGCAGTCAACGGAACCGTCAAATCTCGGGATGATGGCGAGTCAAGGGACGAGGCCTGGATTGAG GACTTTCAAAAAGATGCAATCTACCGACAGATGCTTGAATACCGCCGACAAAAAGCCACCTTGGAGACTAGATTAGAAGAGGTGACGAAACGTTCGACGCATCACGACGACCACCTTCGGATAATAGATCAATGGTTTTTGCAA ATGCTCGATGAAATCGAGCTCCTCGCTCGCGGCTCTCTTTCATCAGATATAGATTGCAAGG GAGAATCGATATTGTCATCAACCGCCTTACAGTTCAAAGATTCAGAAGAATTTCAAGAGCACCTGGGGGACAAGAAGAAAGTCATCAGGTCGAAACTTGAAACGCTTTTTGGGTTAATAACAGCATCACGAGACGTCAAGTCTGATGTTTCCGAGCTGGAATCCCAAGTTAACAAGCTATTAGCTGCGCAGAAGGACCTCGTCATTAAGCTCGATAGGTCCAACGCCGAAAAGGATGCGCTGTCTGAACAGTTGGACACCGCCACCCTTCGATACGTCAAAGCCGAGAAAAAGCTGGATCGCGCCAAAAGCGTGCAGGTGCAGAAGGTTGAGCAGCAAGCTCAAGCTATCGCCTCAGCAAGGCCGCCATCTACGGAAcgttcgaccgaggaaccaAAGTCAAATGGACATTCCGAAGCTCTTCAGCTCAAGTACGAtgaggctgctgctgttctTGCAACACAGGAGAAGCAGATAACCGCTCTCAAGTCGGATATCAAGAGTTTGTTAGAAGAAAACACTTCACTGAAAGCTCGCAAAGAAACGGTTACCGACGAGGAGTATTCGAGGACGGATCTTTTCAAGCAGTTCAAGCTGCAAAATGAGGATCTCATCAAGAGGGTCAACACTCTAGAGGCCGTAAACAAGCAACTGCGGGAAGAAGCCGAAAAGTTGCAAACCGAGAGGACGAGCTATCGCGAATTACTCAATCGGGAAGCTCAAGCCATAACATCCGATCTGGAGGACCAACTGCAGCAGAAGGACCAGGATCTTACTCGTATAAGGGCCTCACGAGACGAACTCAATGCACAATTGGCTGTTCAGAAGTCTAAGAATGAACAAGAAATTGCGTCACTGAAGCATCTGGAGGAGCTGTCAGCAGCCAAGGATGACAGGATAGCTGGGCTGGAACAAGAGGTGGAAAGGCTGCGCCCGGCCTCGGACACAGCAATGGCAACGTCTCGTGAAGACCTTGAATCCATGGCCGTGGCTGACCTGATCGCCCGGTACATGAAGCTGGAACGGGATTATGAACTGATCCAAAGCGAGGTGCCTTCTGTCGAGAAGGCGTACAGGAAGGCAGTGGCAGTTGCACAGAAGAAGTTGACGGATTTGACCACGCTCGAGACGAAGCTGTCGAATGCGATCACGGACCGAAACAAGGCCGATCAGAAATACTTCGCTGTGAGACGAGACACAGACGCGCGAATCAACGAGAACAAGGCACTCCAGCATCAAAACAAGACGAGCTCCACAATAATCACACAGCTTAAGGAGGTTGAGGCACATACCAAGATCCTTATTGCCAACATGGAGAAGCAACTAGCCGAGCTGAAGCAGTCCAACGTAACGATCCTCGAAGAGAACCGCAAGCTTAAGGCCTCAAGCTCGGATGCTTTACGACAATACGAAGCACTCAAGAACCAGGCCGAAACCTTGAATAAGCTTGTCAAGAACAAGGACTCTGTGGCCCTGTCGTTGAAGGACAAGGCAGCATTGCACGAGACTGAGCTGGAAAGGGTCAAGACTCGACTGGAGCATGCTCAGAAAGAGAGGGATAACCTTAAATCCAGGGGATCTGGCGGTGCTTCAGCTGAGGATGATTTAAGG AAATTTGCTCTTTGCAATGTGTGCAACAGCGAGTTTAAGAACGCAGTGATCAAGACATGCGGGCACGTGTTCTGCAACGACTGCGTGCAGAGTAGGTTGGCGAACAGACGGCGCAAGTGCCCTTCATGCGGCAAGGCATTCGACAAGATGGATGTCATGACCGTGCACATGTAA
- a CDS encoding BEM46 family protein: MTSSSSSPPPTSFLEQTVSVISSVAGYMRLPAMASTGVAAVLTSLLYFKQKSLIYSSNMPPNSRTQVSRPSQFNIKDFEELMIPTPDGEKLSAFYIRGSRNGRNSNVTIIMFHGNAGNIGHRLPIARHLVELMGCNVFMLEYRGYGLSTGTADESGLMIDAQTGLDYLRDRPETRKHRLVVYGQSLGGSVAIRLVSKNQAAGDIVGLILENTFLSMRKLIPSVIPPTKYFAFLCHQVWPSDVAIPNITKVPILFLSGQQDEIVPPSHMRQLYELSAAPNKIWKPLPNGDHNSSVLEDGYFDAISDFVASVASEPPRLSEKI; the protein is encoded by the exons ATGACGAGctcttcctcctcgcccCCACCTACGAGCTTCCTGGAGCAGACCGTGTCGGTCATCTCCAGCGTAGCGGGCTACATGCGGCTTCCGGCCATGGCCTCCACGGGCGTCGCCGCCGTGCTGACATCCCTGCTGTATTTCAAGCAAAA ATCCTTGATATACTCCTCCAACATGCCGCCGAATTCTCGAACCCAAGTCTCACGGCCCAGCCAATTCAACATTAAAGATTTCGAAGAGCTCATGATCCCGACGCCCGACGGCGAGAAACTTTCGGCCTTTTACATCCGCGGTTCTCGAAACGGACGCAACTCGAACGTCACCATTATCATGTTCCACGGCAATGCGGGCAACATTGGCCATAGACTACCCATCGCAAGACATTTGGTGGAGCTTATGGGCTGCAACGTTTTCATGCTCGAGTACCGCGGCTACGGCTTGTCAACCGGCACTGCGGACGAGTCGGGGCTTATGATTGATGCTCAGACCGGGCTGGACTACCTCAGGGATCGTCCCGAGACGAGGAAGCACCGGCTGGTGGTTTACGGGCAAAGCCTGGGTGGTTCCGTGGCCATTCGGCTGGTGAGCAAGAACCAGGCTGCGGGGGATATTGTTGGTCTGATTCTGGAAAACACATTCCTCAGCATGCGCAAACTCATCCCCTCTGTCATCCCGCCGACCAAGTATTTTGCCTTCCTCTGCCACCAGGTTTGGCCTTCCGATGTAGCGATACCAAACATCACCAAGGTGCCCATCCTGTTTCTGAGTGGACAGCAGGATGAGATTGTTCC TCCATCGCACATGCGCCAGCTATATGAGCTCTCTGCGGCCCCGAATAAGATATGGAAACCATTACCCAACGGGGACCACAACTCGAGCGTCTTGGAGGACGGGTATTTTGACGCCATCTCGGACTTTGTTGCCTCGGTTGCATCGGAACCACCCCGTCTGAGTGAGAAGATATGA
- a CDS encoding leptomycin B resistance protein pmd1, with protein MEPSEKRLGDAPEAVVASQTPSNRSRGGSESSSKQQKDDLTKADSKVLKPTADAVADPDDIYKHLPPHVAEILKRQVDTPSVKVGLATLYRYASRNDLIILSISLICAVASGAALPLMTVIFGNLQGSFQDRFLGVTSYDEFMQTMTNLVLYFVYLAIGEFITSYIATVGTIYTGERISAKIRAHYLESCMRQNIGFFDKLGAGEVTTRITADTNLVQEGISEKVGLTIAAVATFVSAFVIGFVMYWKLTLILTSTFFALIFVMGGGSAFIVKFSKQTIDSYAEGGSVAEEVISSVRNAVAFGTQDRLARQYDSHLVKAEGTGFKVKASIGIMVAGMMSVLYLNYGLAFWMGSRYLVDGVIPLSKVLTVMMSVMIGAFNIGNVAPNVQAFTTALGAAAKIYTTIDRQSVLDPTSDEGEKIENLKGTIFLENVKHIYPSRPEVVVMEDVTLEIPAGKTTALVGASGSGKSTIIGLVERFYQPVGGKVYLDGKDISTLNLRWLRQNISLVSQEPILFSVSIYENIKHGLIGTKHENAEPEVQKELIIEAAKKANAHEFISTLPEGYDTNVGERGFLMSGGQKQRIAIARAIVSDPKILLLDEATSALDTRSEGVVQAALEVAAEGRTTITIAHRLSTIKDAHNIVVMSEGRIVEQGNHNDLLEKRGAYYNLVTAQEIAKVTELSPEEEEAINEKEEVLIRKATSNKESGSFIPDPNDKLATKMERTKSASSVALQGRSKDAPKKYTLWTKIKLIASFNAPEWKLMVIGLLFSIICGGGNPTQAVFFAKLITSMSVPVNEQTIPGIQRDVSFWCLMYLMLAIVQFIAFSIQGILFAKCSERLIHRVRDRAFRTMLRMDIGEFDKEENTAGALTSFLSTEATHVAGISGVTLGTILMVITTLVSAFTLSLAIGWKLALVCISTVPVLLACGFLRFWMLAHYQRRAKRAYDNSASYASEAITAIRTVASLTRENDVLKRYQNSLDEQGRASLQSVLKSSTLYAASQSLTFLVIALAFWYGGSLLGRGEYGMFQFFLVFSAIIFGAQSAGTMFAFAPDMGKAAHAAELLKTLFDRKPTIDTWSTDGERIGEVNGTIEFRDVHFRYPTRPEQPVLRGLDLTVLPGQYVALVGASGCGKSTTIALLERFYDPLVGGIYVDGREISSLNVNDYRARIALVSQEPTLYSGTIKDNILLGTSGQVTDEAVEYACREANIYDFILSLPEGFNTVVGSKGALLSGGQKQRIAIARALIRDPKILLLDEATSALDSESEKVVQAALDKAAKGRTTIAVAHRLSTIQKADVIYVFDQGRIVERGTHSELMKKNGRYAELVNLQSLEKR; from the exons ATGGAACCTTCAGAAAAGCGCCTCGGGGACGCCCCCGAAGCTGTTGTAGCCTCTCAGACTCCTTCCAACCGCAGCCGCGGTGGCTCAGAATCCAGCAGTAAACAACAAAAGGATGATCTCACCAAGGCCGACTCCAAAGTGTTAAAACCAACCGCAgacgccgtcgccgatcCCGATGACATATACAAGCATCTGCCTCCGCATGTGGCCGAAATCCTCAAGCGCCAGGTCGACACGCCGTCCGTCAAGGTCGGCCTCGCGACCCTCTACCGCTATGCATCGCGTAACGATCTGATCATCCTGAGCATCTCGCTCATCTGCGCTGTCGCATCCGGTGCTGCGCTTCCCTTGATGACTGTTATCTTTGGTAACCTCCAGGGCAGTTTCCAGGACCGGTTCCTGGGCGTTACCTCCTACGACGAGTTCATGCAGACCATGACAAACTTGGTCTTGTACTTTGTCTACCTGGCCATCGGCGAGTTCATCACAAGCTACATCGCCACTGTGGGCACCATCTACACAGGTGAACGCATTAGCGCAAAGATCCGGGCGCACTACTTGGAAAGCTGCATGCGCCAGAACATTGGTTTTTTCGACA AACTGGGTGCTGGTGAGGTTACCACACGCATTACTGCCGACACCAACCTTGTTCAGGAGGGTATCTCGGAAAAGGTCGGCTTGACAATTGCGGCTGTGGCGACTTTTGTTTCTGCCTTTGTCATCGGTTTCGTCATGTACTGGAAGTTGACCCTGATCTTGACTTCGACCTTTTTCGCCCTCATTTTCGTCATGGGTGGTGGCTCCGCGTTTATCGTCAAGTTCAGCAAGCAAACTATCGACTCCTATGCCGAGGGTGGCAGCGTGGCTGAGGAGGTCATCAGCTCCGTCCGCAATGCCGTTGCCTTTGGTACCCAGGACCGCCTCGCGCGCCAGTACGACTCCCACCTGGTCAAGGCTGAGGGTACTGGATTCAAAGTCAAGGCCTCTATCGGCATAATGGTTGCAGGTATGATGTCAGTTTTGTACCTGAACTATGGTCTGGCCTTCTGGATGGGTAGCCGGTATCTGGTCGACGGCGTCATTCCTCTCTCTAAGGTCCTTACTGTCATGATGAGTGTCATGATTGGTGCCTTCAACATTGGCAACGTTGCGCCCAACGTCCAGGCCTTTACCACAGCTCTAGGTGCGGCCGCCAAGATTTACACCACCATTGACCGCCAGTCTGTCCTGGATCCCACTTCAGACGAAGGCGAGAAGATCGAGAACCTCAAGGGCACTATTTTTTTGGAAAACGTCAAGCACATCTACCCCTCGCGGCCCGAAGTCGTTGTCATGGAGGATGTGACCCTCGAGATCCCTGCTGGCAAGACAACTGCTTTGGTTGGAGCCTCGGGCAGTGGCAAGTCTACCATTATCGGCCTTGTTGAGCGTTTTTATCAACCCGTGGGAGGCAAGGTTTACCTGGACGGTAAAGACATTAGCACGTTGAACCTCCGCTGGTTGAGACAAAACATTTCGCTAGTATCCCAGGAGCCTATCCTGTTTAGCGTATCGATTTACGAGAACATTAAGCACGGTCTGATCGGCACCAAGCACGAAAACGCGGAACCCGAGGTCCAAAAGGAGCTAATCATCGAGGCTGCGAAGAAGGCCAACGCCCACGAGTTTATCAGCACCCTTCCCGAAGGCTACGACACCAACGTCGGCGAGCGGGGTTTCCTTATGTCTGGAGGCCAGAAGCAGCGTATCGCCATCGCCCGCGCCATCGTTTCTGACCCCAAGATTCTGCTCCTCGATGAAGCCACATCTGCTCTGGATACCCGCTCCGAAGGCGTGGTGCAAGCCGCTCTCGAGGTCGCCGCCGAGGGAAGGACAACCATCACGATCGCACACAGACTTTCTACCATCAAGGATGCGCACAACATTGTCGTCATGTCTGAGGGCCGTATCGTCGAACAGGGCAACCACAACGACTTGCTTGAGAAGCGTGGAGCATACTACAACCTCGTCACAGCTCAGGAGATTGCCAAAGTCACCGAGCTGAGTccagaggaagaggaggccaTCAACGAGAAGGAGGAGGTTCTGATCCGCAAGGCTACCAGCAACAAGGAGAGCGGCAGCTTCATCCCCGACCCCAACGACAAGCTGGCTACCAAGATGGAACGGACAAAATCGGCTTCGAGCGTCGCGCTTCAGGGCCGCTCCAAGGACGCCCCCAAGAAGTACACCCTGTGGACCAAGATCAAGCTTATTGCCTCGTTCAACGCGCCCGAGTGGAAGCTCATGGTTATTGGCCTACTCTTCTCTATTATCTGCGGTGGCGGTAACCCTACGCAGGCCGTCTTTTTTGCCAAGCTGATTACATCCATGTCGGTCCCCGTCAACGAGCAGACGATCCCTGGCATCCAAAGGGACGTTTCTTTCTGGTGTCTCATGTACCTTATGCTTGCCATTGTTCAGTTCATCGCCTTCTCGATCCAGGGCATTCTCTTTGCCAAGTGCTCGGAGCGTCTGATTCACCGTGTCAGAGACCGGGCCTTCCGCACGATGCTTCGCATGGACATTGGCGAGTTCGATAAGGAGGAGAACACTGCCGGAGCCTTGACGTCGTTCCTCTCGACCGAGGCCACGCACGTTGCCGGTATTAGCGGTGTCACACTCGGCACAATCCTCATGGTCATCACCACTCTGGTCAGCGCCTTCACGCTGAGTTTGGCTATTGGCTGGAAGTTGGCTCTTGTGTGTATCTCGACCGTCCCCGTCCTTTTGGCTTGTGGTTTCCTCAGGTTCTGGATGTTGGCACACTACCAGCGCCGCGCCAAGCGCGCCTACGACAACTCGGCCTCGTACGCATCCGAGGCTATCACCGCCATCCGAACCGTTGCCTCCCTGACTCGTGAAAACGACGTTCTTAAGCGTTACCAGAACTCTCTTGACGAGCAGGGGCGTGCATCGCTCCAGTCGGTCCTCAAGTCCTCCACCCTGTATGCCGCCTCGCAGTCGCTTACATTCCTGGTGATCGCCCTCGCATTCTGGTATGGTGGTAGCCTTCTGGGTCGTGGAGAGTACGGCATGTTCCAGTTCTTCCTCGTCTTCAGCGCCATCATCTTTGGTGCGCAGTCGGCGGGTACCATGTTTGCCTTCGCCCCTGACATGGGCAAGGCTGCACACGCTGCGGAGCTGCTCAAGACGCTGTTCGACCGCAAGCCGACCATTGACACCTGGAGCACCGACGGCGAGCGGATCGGCGAGGTCAATGGCACCATCGAATTCCGCGACGTCCACTTCAGATACCCGACCCGCCCTGAGCAGCCCGTGCTCAGGGGTTTGGACCTCACGGTGCTGCCCGGCCAGTACGTGGCGCTTGTGGGCGCCTCTGGATGCGGCAAGTCGACGACCATTGCGCTGCTGGAGCGCTTCTATGACCCTCTCGTTGGTGGCATCTACGTCGATGGACGCGAGATCAGCTCGCTCAACGTCAACGATTACCGCGCACGGATCGCGCTCGTGTCGCAGGAGCCGACGCTCTACAGCGGTACTATCAAGGACAACATTCTACTCGGCACCTCGGGTCAGGTCACGGACGAGGCGGTCGAGTATGCCTGCCGTGAGGCCAACATCTACGACTTCATCCTGAGTCTGCCCGAGGGCTTCAACACGGTCGTCGGTAGCAAGGGTGCGCTGCTGTCTGGTGGACAGAAGCAGAGAATTGCGATTGCGAGGGCGTTGATTCGCGATCCCAAGATTCT GCTCCTCGATGAGGCAACCTCTGCCCTTGACAGCGAGAGTGAAAAGGTTGTCCAGGCGGCGCTGGACAAGGCCGCCAAGGGCCGGACCACCATCGCGGTCGCGCACCGTCTCAGCACAATCCAAAAGGCCGACGTCATCTATGTCTTTGACCAGGGCCGGATAGTCGAGCGGGGCACGCACTCGGAGCTCATGAAGAAGAACGGGAGGTACGCCGAGCTCGTGAACCTTCAGAGCTTGGAGAAGAGGTAG